Proteins encoded within one genomic window of Candidatus Bathyarchaeum sp.:
- a CDS encoding SMC-Scp complex subunit ScpB, which yields MTTNEPSPSEEEQEEAKKEKRKHQLALMESALYVSGRPLDLRTLANVAGTRSKKKVRKLAKKLVENYSNRETAIEILEVEGERFVMQLKSDYTGKVRKLATRPLLSAGPLKTLSYIAFRQPIFQTHVVDVRGHHSYGHLKQLEEMDLIVREGAGKKRIIKTTQFFADFFGLSHDLRTMKRQLKIIFKDLEKPQTEEKKEQEEKK from the coding sequence TTGACGACAAACGAACCGAGCCCGTCTGAGGAAGAACAAGAAGAAGCGAAAAAAGAAAAAAGAAAACATCAACTAGCTCTAATGGAGTCTGCCCTGTATGTATCAGGTAGACCCCTTGATTTACGAACATTAGCAAACGTAGCCGGAACACGTTCGAAAAAAAAGGTTAGAAAACTAGCAAAAAAATTAGTTGAAAACTATTCAAACCGCGAAACAGCCATTGAAATTCTAGAAGTAGAAGGCGAAAGGTTTGTAATGCAACTAAAATCTGATTACACAGGAAAAGTCAGAAAACTCGCCACAAGACCCCTGCTATCTGCTGGACCCCTGAAAACATTATCATATATTGCTTTTAGGCAACCAATCTTTCAGACTCATGTTGTTGATGTTAGAGGGCATCACTCTTATGGTCATCTAAAACAGCTAGAAGAAATGGATTTAATAGTCCGAGAAGGTGCAGGAAAAAAGCGGATAATTAAAACAACACAGTTTTTTGCTGACTTTTTCGGATTAAGTCACGACCTTCGAACGATGAAACGCCAACTAAAAATCATATTCAAAGATTTGGAAAAGCCTCAAACGGAAGAAAAAAAGGAACAGGAAGAGAAGAAATAA